GCTCGGGTGCGATAGCCCCTCAAGGTCTCGCACCCAGGCTCACGTTCGCGGTCCCATGCCGATCGGCGTACCGCCGAAAACTGAGTAACAACTGGAGAAAAACAGAAGACAGCCATCGACCTATCACGATTCGCAGGAGCAGGACCATGACCCAGACCTTCAATCCCCAGACCGATGTGGGCGCCAACGCCATGCGCGCCGCCGTGGTCACCGAATTCGGTGCACCGTTGCAGATCTCCGAACTCACCCTTCCCGAGCCCGGCCCGGGCGAGGCTTTGGTGAAGCTGGAGACCTCAGGGGTCTGTCACACCGATCTGCATGCCGCACATGGAGATTGGCCGGTCAAACCCACCCCGCCGTTCGTGCCCGGTCACGAGGGGTGCGGCACGGTGGTCGCGCTCGGGCCGGGGGTCGAGGACCTCGCGATCGGTGACAAGGTCGGCAACGCCTGGCTGTGGTCCGCGTGCGGCATCTGCGAGTACTGCCGCACCGGCTGGGAGACGTTGTGCGAGAAGCAGCAGAACGGCGGTTACTCGGTCAACGGCAGCTTCGGCACCTACATGGTGGTCAATGCCGCGTATGCGGCGCGAATCCCCGATGGCAGCGACCCGGTCGAGGTCGCGCCGATCCTGTGTGCCGGGGTGACGGTCTACAAGGGGCTCAAGGTCACCGACACTCGTCCGGGGCAATGGGTGGCGATCTCCGGGGTCGGTGGGCTGGGCCACGTCGCTGTGCAGTACGCGCGGGCGATGGGCCTGCGGGTGGTCGCCATCGACATCGACGATGCGAAACTGGCGCTGGCGACGCGACTGGGCGCGGAGATCACCGTCAACGCAAAGACCTCCGACGTGGTGGCCGAGGTGCAGAAGGCCACCGGCGGGGTACACGGTGTGCTGGTCACCGCGGTGCACCCGCAGGCGTTCGGCCAGGCGATCGGTCTGGCCCGCCGCGGCGGCACCATCGTGTTCAACGGTCTTCCTCCGGGGGACTTCCCGGCGCCGATCTTCGACATCGTGCTCAAGGGTCTGACCATCCGCGGTTCGATCGTCGGCACCCGTCAGGACATGGTCGAGGCACTGGACTTCTATGCCCGCGGCCTGATCCACCCGACAGTCGAGACCGCGTCACTGGACGACATCAACGACGTGTTCGGGCGGATGCAGCGTGGGGAGATCGACGGCCGGGTGGTCATCGACTACCGATAGCCGCGTCTCTCCGCGCGTCATACCGACATGGGGCATGCTGATCCTGCTCGGATACAACCGTTTCGACAGTAGGAGCAGCATTGCCCGATTTCGTCGCGGCCATCGATCGGGGGACCACCAGCACGCGCGCCATGATCTTCGATCACGCCGGTGCCGAGGTCGGCCGCCACCAGTTGGAGCACGAGCAGATCATGCCGCGGGCCGGCTGGGTGGAGCACAACCCGGTGGAGATCTGGGAGCGCACCGTGTCGGTGTTGCTCTCGGCGCTCAACAACACCGACCTGCAGCCCGAAGATCTTGCCGCACTCGGGATCACCAATCAGCGTGAGACGACGCTGGTGTGGAACAGGCACACCGGCCGGCCGTACTACAACGCCATCGTCTGGCAGGACACCCGCACCGACCGGATCGCCACGGCACTGGACCGCGACGGCCGCGGTGACGTCATCCGCCGCAAGGCCGGCCTACCGCCGGCCACCTACTTCTCCGGCGGCAAGATCCAGTGGATCCTGGAGAACGTCGACGGGGTGGCCGAGGCCGCCGAAAAGGGTGACGCGTTGTTCGGCACCAGCGACTCCTGGGTGCTGTGGAATCTGACCGGCGGTACCCGCGGCGGGGTGCACGTCACCGATGTGACCAACGCCAGCCGGACCATGCTGATGAACCTGGAGACCCTGGATTGGGACGATGAGTTGTTGTCCTTCTTCAAGATTCCCCGGCAGATGCTGCCGCAGATCCGGCCGTCCTCCTCGCCGGAGCCCTACGGTGTGACGCTGGGCGCCGGACCGCTGGGCGGCGAGGTGCCGGTGACCGGCATCCTCGGTGACCAGCAGGCCGCGATGGTCGGGCAGGTGTGTCTGAAGGCCGGCGAGGCCAAGAACACCTACGGCACGGGAAACTTCCTGCTGCTGAACACCGGTGAGAAGATCGTCCGCTCGGAGAACGGCCTGCTGACCACGGTGTGTTACCAGTTCGGGGACGCCAAACCGGTGTACGCCCTTGAAGGTTCCATCGCCGTCACCGGTTCGGCGGTGCAGTGGTTGCGTGATCAGCTGGGCATCATCAGTGGCGCGGCGCAGAGCGAGTCGCTGGCCCGGCAGGTCGAGGACAACGGCGGGGTGTACTTCGTCCCGGCGTTCTCCGGGTTGTTCGCCCCGTACTGGCGCTCCGATGCCCGGGGCGCCATCGTCGGGCTGTCCCGGTTCAACACCAACGCCCACGTGGCGCGCGCGACGCTGGAGGCCATCTGCTACCAGAGTCGGGACGTGGTGGACGCCATGGAAGCCGATTCCGGTGTGCACCTTGAGGTTCTGAAGGTCGACGGCGGCATCACGGCCAACTCGCTGTGCATGCAGATCCAGGCCGATGTGTTGGGCGTCGACGTCGTCAAACCCGTGGTCGCCGAAACCACGGCGCTGGGTGCGGCGTATGCCGCGGGGCTGGCGGTGGGATTCTGGGACGGCCCAGATGACTTGCGGGCCAACTGGCAAGAGGGGAGGCGCTGGAGTTCGGCGTGGTCGGAGCAGCAGCGAAACGATGGTTACGCGGGGTGGCAGAAGGCCGTCCGGCGCACCCTGGATTGGGTCGACGTGTCCTGATGCCGGCCGCGGTCGTGTCGGGGTGGACACGGGGGCGCCGACAGACGATACTGCTGATCAAAGGTTGGGTATCAGACCTTTAGGCTGCCTCAGTGGCGAGCAGTCGAACGCTGAAAGTCCGCTTTCCCGGTCAGCCCGGTGGCTGGCAGTAACCAGGCGCCACCCGGCGCAGCGCGAGAGCCAACAACCCCACACAACCAAGCTGTATTGCTCCCCGAACGAAGGAGTTCGAAGTGGCCGGTGTCGAAGAACACCTCGAGAGTGCGGACTATCTGCAGAAACGCCAACTGAAGTCCGGCAGCGCGGGCTGGTTGCTGCTGGCCGGCCTCGGCGTCAGCTACGTCATCTCCGGTGACTACTCCGGCTGGAACTTCGGGCTGGAGCAGGGCGGCTTCGGCGGCCTGGCCATCGCCGCGGTCATCATCGCCGGCATGTACCTGGCCCTGGTGCTGGGTATGGCCGAGTTGTCCTCGGCGCTGCCCGCCGCCGGTGGGGGATACACCTTCGCCCGGCGCGCGTTGGGGCCGTGGGGCGGTTTCGCCACCGGCACAGCGATTCTGATCGAGTACGCGATCGCGCCCGCGGCCATCGCCACCTTCATCGGTGCCTACGTCGAATCCCTCGGGCTGTTCGGTATCACCAGCGGCTGGTGGATCTACCTGGCCGCGTACGCGTTGTTCATCGGTATCCACCTGGCCGGTGTCGGTGAGGCTCTCAAGGTGATGTTCGTGATCACCGCCATCGCCCTGGTCGGCCTGCTGGTCTTCGCGATCGCCGCGATCGGGCATTTCGACATCGCCAACCTGACCGACATGGCCGTCGACGACACCGCCGCCGGCGCCTCGTCCTGGCTGCCGCACGGCTATATCGGCATCTGGGCGGCGATCCCGTTCGCCATCTGGTTCTTCCTCGCCATCGAAGGGGTGCCGCTGGCCGCCGAGGAGACCGCCAACCCCGAACGCAACGTCCCGCGCGGCATCATCGCCGGCATGGGCGTCCTGCTGGTCACCTGTGTCACCGTGCTGTTCCTGACCACCGGAGCCGGTGGCGCAGAAGCGATGTCGACCTCAGGCAACCCGCTGGTGGAGGCGCTCGGTGACGGCACCGCCGCGAAGGTGGTCAACTACATCGGGCTGGCCGGTCTGATCGCGAGCTTCTTCTCGATCATCTACGCCTACTCGCGGCAGCTGTTCGCGCTGTCGCGCGCCGGCTACCTGCCGAGGGCGCTGTCGGTGACCAACAAGCGCAAGGCGCCCACCCTGGCGCTGATCATCCCCGGCATCATCGGCTTCGTGCTGTCGCTGACCGGCCAGGGCGACCTGCTGCTGAACATGGCCGTGTTCGGCGCGGCGCTGAGCTACGTGCTGATGATGGTCAGCCACATCGTGCTGCGGGTACGCGAACCCGATATGCCGCGGCCCTACCGGACCCCCGGCGGCGCGGTGACCACCGGTTTCGCACTGGTCATCGCGGTGCTCGCGGTCATCGCGACCTTCCTGGTCAACCCGGTCGCGGCCGGCTGGTGCCTGGCCGTGTTCGCCGCGTTCATGCTGTATTTCGCGGTCTACAGCCGGCACAAGTTGGTGGCCAACTCTCCCGATGAGGAGTTCGCCATGCTCGCGAGTGCGGAGAGTGAACTGAAGTGATCTACCGGCAGCAGATCTCGGGCGTGAACTACGCCTTCGACGGACTCGTGGAGGTGCTGGCCAAGGCCACACCGCTGCGCTCGGGCGACCAGCTCGCCGGGTGCGCGGCAGAGCACGACGCCGAACGGGCGGCCGCCGCCTGGGTGCTCGCAGATCTGCCGCTGCAGACCTTCCTCAACGAGGACATCGTCGCGTACGAGACCGACGAGGTCACCCGGCTGATCATGGACACCCATGACCGCCAAGCCTTTTCGGCCATCTCGGCGCTGACCGTCGGCGGCCTGCGGGACTGGCTGCTGGAAACCTCCTCGCACGACGACAGTGCCGCCCGGATCGCGGCCATCGCCGGAGGGCTCACCCCCGAGATGGTGGCCGCGGTCAGCAAGATCATG
This region of Mycolicibacterium diernhoferi genomic DNA includes:
- the adhP gene encoding alcohol dehydrogenase AdhP, producing the protein MTQTFNPQTDVGANAMRAAVVTEFGAPLQISELTLPEPGPGEALVKLETSGVCHTDLHAAHGDWPVKPTPPFVPGHEGCGTVVALGPGVEDLAIGDKVGNAWLWSACGICEYCRTGWETLCEKQQNGGYSVNGSFGTYMVVNAAYAARIPDGSDPVEVAPILCAGVTVYKGLKVTDTRPGQWVAISGVGGLGHVAVQYARAMGLRVVAIDIDDAKLALATRLGAEITVNAKTSDVVAEVQKATGGVHGVLVTAVHPQAFGQAIGLARRGGTIVFNGLPPGDFPAPIFDIVLKGLTIRGSIVGTRQDMVEALDFYARGLIHPTVETASLDDINDVFGRMQRGEIDGRVVIDYR
- the glpK gene encoding glycerol kinase GlpK, with product MPDFVAAIDRGTTSTRAMIFDHAGAEVGRHQLEHEQIMPRAGWVEHNPVEIWERTVSVLLSALNNTDLQPEDLAALGITNQRETTLVWNRHTGRPYYNAIVWQDTRTDRIATALDRDGRGDVIRRKAGLPPATYFSGGKIQWILENVDGVAEAAEKGDALFGTSDSWVLWNLTGGTRGGVHVTDVTNASRTMLMNLETLDWDDELLSFFKIPRQMLPQIRPSSSPEPYGVTLGAGPLGGEVPVTGILGDQQAAMVGQVCLKAGEAKNTYGTGNFLLLNTGEKIVRSENGLLTTVCYQFGDAKPVYALEGSIAVTGSAVQWLRDQLGIISGAAQSESLARQVEDNGGVYFVPAFSGLFAPYWRSDARGAIVGLSRFNTNAHVARATLEAICYQSRDVVDAMEADSGVHLEVLKVDGGITANSLCMQIQADVLGVDVVKPVVAETTALGAAYAAGLAVGFWDGPDDLRANWQEGRRWSSAWSEQQRNDGYAGWQKAVRRTLDWVDVS
- the eat gene encoding ethanolamine permease, whose protein sequence is MAGVEEHLESADYLQKRQLKSGSAGWLLLAGLGVSYVISGDYSGWNFGLEQGGFGGLAIAAVIIAGMYLALVLGMAELSSALPAAGGGYTFARRALGPWGGFATGTAILIEYAIAPAAIATFIGAYVESLGLFGITSGWWIYLAAYALFIGIHLAGVGEALKVMFVITAIALVGLLVFAIAAIGHFDIANLTDMAVDDTAAGASSWLPHGYIGIWAAIPFAIWFFLAIEGVPLAAEETANPERNVPRGIIAGMGVLLVTCVTVLFLTTGAGGAEAMSTSGNPLVEALGDGTAAKVVNYIGLAGLIASFFSIIYAYSRQLFALSRAGYLPRALSVTNKRKAPTLALIIPGIIGFVLSLTGQGDLLLNMAVFGAALSYVLMMVSHIVLRVREPDMPRPYRTPGGAVTTGFALVIAVLAVIATFLVNPVAAGWCLAVFAAFMLYFAVYSRHKLVANSPDEEFAMLASAESELK